In one Macaca fascicularis isolate 582-1 chromosome 6, T2T-MFA8v1.1 genomic region, the following are encoded:
- the GRK6 gene encoding G protein-coupled receptor kinase 6 isoform X1: MELENIVANTVLLKAREGGGGNRKGKSKKWRQMLQFPHISQCEELRLSLERDYHSLCERQPIGRLLFREFCATRPELSRCIAFLDGVAEYEVTPDEKRKACGRQLMQNFLSHTGPDLIPEVPRQLVTNCTQRLEQGPCKDLFQELTRLTHEYLSVAPFADYLDSIYFNRFLQWKWLERQPVTKNTFRQYRVLGKGGFGEVCACQVRATGKMYACKKLEKKRIKKRKGEAMALNEKQILEKVNSRFVVSLAYAYETKDALCLVLTLMNGGDLKFHIYHMGQAGFPEARAVFYAAEICCGLEDLHRERIVYRDLKPENILLDDHGHIRISDLGLAVHVPEGQTIKGRVGTVGYMAPEVVKNERYTFSPDWWALGCLLYEMIAGQSPFQQRKKKIKREEVERLVKEVPEEYSERFSPQARSLCSQLLCKDPAERLGCRGGSAREVKEHPLFKKLNFKRLGAGMLEPPFKPDPQAIYCKDVLDIEQFSTVKGVELEPTDQDFYQKFATGSVPIPWQNEMVETECFQELNVFGLDGSVPPDLDWRGQPPAPPKKGLLQRLFSRQDCCGNCSDSEEELPTRL, encoded by the exons GTGGCGGTGGAAATCGCAAAGGCAAAAGCAAGAAATGGCGGCAGATGCTGCAGTTCCCGCACATCAGCCAATGCGAAGAGCTGCGACTCAGCCTCG AGCGTGACTATCACAGCCTGTGCGAGCGGCAGCCCATTGGGCGCCTGCTGTTCCGAGAGTTCTGTGCCACGAGGCCGGAGCTGAGCCGCTGCATCGCCTTCCTGGATGGGGTG GCTGAGTATGAAGTGACCCCGGATGAGAAGCGAAAGGCATGTGGGCGGCAGCTAATGCAGAATTTTCTGAGCCACACG GGTCCTGACCTCATCCCAGAGGTCCCCCGGCAGCTGGTGACGAACTGCACCCAGCGGCTGGAGCAGGGGCCCTGCAAAGACCTTTTCCAGGAACTCACCCG GCTGACCCATGAGTACCTGAGCGTGGCCCCTTTTGCCGACTACCTCGACAGCATCTACTTCAACCGTTTCCTGCAGTGGAAGTGGCTGGAAAG GCAGCCAGTGACCAAAAACACCTTCAGGCAGTACCGTGTCCTGGGCAAAGGCGGCTTTGGGGAG GTGTGTGCCTGCCAGGTGCGGGCCACCGGTAAGATGTACGCCTGCAAGAAGCTAGAGAAAAAGCGGATCAAGAAGCGGAAAGGGGAGGCCATGGCGCTGAACGAGAAGCAGATCCTGGAGAAAGTGAACAGTAGGTTTGTA GTGAGCTTGGCCTACGCCTATGAGACCAAGGACGCGCTGTGCCTGGTGCTGACACTGATGAACGGGGGCGACCTCAAGTTCCACATCTACCACATGGGCCAGGCTGGCTTCCCCGAAGCACGGGCCGTCTTCTACGCCGCCGAGATCTGCTGTGGCCTGGAGGACCTGCACCGGGAGCGCATTGTGTACAG GGACCTGAAGCCAGAGAACATCTTGCTGGATGACCATG GCCACATCCGCATCTCTGACCTGGGGCTGGCTGTGCACGTGCCCGAGGGCCAGACCATCAAAGGCCGTGTGGGCACCGTGGGCTACATGG CTCCGGAGGTGGTAAAGAATGAACGGTACACGTTCAGCCCTGACTGGTGGGCGCTCGGCTGCCTCCTGTACGAAATGATCGCAGGCCAGTCGCCCTTCcagcagaggaagaagaagatCAAGCGGGAGGAGGTGGAGCGGCTGGTGAAGGAGGTCCCCGAGGAGTATTCCGAGCGCTTTTCCCCGCAGGCCCGCTCCCTCTGCTCACAG CTCCTCTGCAAGGACCCCGCCGAACGCCTGGGGTGTCGTGGCGGCAGTGCACGCGAGGTGAAGGAGCACCCCCTCTTTAAGAAGCTGAACTTCAAGCGGCTGGGAGCCGGCATGCTGGAGCCGCCCTTCAAGCCTGAC CCCCAGGCCATTTACTGCAAGGATGTTCTGGACATTGAACAGTTCTCTACAGTCAAGGGCGTGGAGCTGGAGCCTACCGACCAGGACTTCTACCAGAAGTTTGCCACTGGCAGTGTGCCCATCCCCTGGCAGAACGAG ATGGTGGAGACCGAGTGCTTCCAGGAGCTGAATGTCTTTGGGCTGGATGGCTCAGTCCCCCCAGACCTGGACTGGAGGGGCCAGCCACCTGCACCCCCTAAAAAGGGACTGCTGCAGAGACTCTTCAGTCGCCAA GATTGCTGTGGAAACTGCAGCGACAGCGAGGAAGAGCTCCCCACCCGCCTCTAG
- the GRK6 gene encoding G protein-coupled receptor kinase 6 isoform X2, with protein MELENIVANTVLLKAREGGGGNRKGKSKKWRQMLQFPHISQCEELRLSLERDYHSLCERQPIGRLLFREFCATRPELSRCIAFLDGVAEYEVTPDEKRKACGRQLMQNFLSHTGPDLIPEVPRQLVTNCTQRLEQGPCKDLFQELTRLTHEYLSVAPFADYLDSIYFNRFLQWKWLERQPVTKNTFRQYRVLGKGGFGEVCACQVRATGKMYACKKLEKKRIKKRKGEAMALNEKQILEKVNSRFVVSLAYAYETKDALCLVLTLMNGGDLKFHIYHMGQAGFPEARAVFYAAEICCGLEDLHRERIVYRDLKPENILLDDHGHIRISDLGLAVHVPEGQTIKGRVGTVGYMAPEVVKNERYTFSPDWWALGCLLYEMIAGQSPFQQRKKKIKREEVERLVKEVPEEYSERFSPQARSLCSQLLCKDPAERLGCRGGSAREVKEHPLFKKLNFKRLGAGMLEPPFKPDPQAIYCKDVLDIEQFSTVKGVELEPTDQDFYQKFATGSVPIPWQNEMVETECFQELNVFGLDGSVPPDLDWRGQPPAPPKKGLLQRLFSRQR; from the exons GTGGCGGTGGAAATCGCAAAGGCAAAAGCAAGAAATGGCGGCAGATGCTGCAGTTCCCGCACATCAGCCAATGCGAAGAGCTGCGACTCAGCCTCG AGCGTGACTATCACAGCCTGTGCGAGCGGCAGCCCATTGGGCGCCTGCTGTTCCGAGAGTTCTGTGCCACGAGGCCGGAGCTGAGCCGCTGCATCGCCTTCCTGGATGGGGTG GCTGAGTATGAAGTGACCCCGGATGAGAAGCGAAAGGCATGTGGGCGGCAGCTAATGCAGAATTTTCTGAGCCACACG GGTCCTGACCTCATCCCAGAGGTCCCCCGGCAGCTGGTGACGAACTGCACCCAGCGGCTGGAGCAGGGGCCCTGCAAAGACCTTTTCCAGGAACTCACCCG GCTGACCCATGAGTACCTGAGCGTGGCCCCTTTTGCCGACTACCTCGACAGCATCTACTTCAACCGTTTCCTGCAGTGGAAGTGGCTGGAAAG GCAGCCAGTGACCAAAAACACCTTCAGGCAGTACCGTGTCCTGGGCAAAGGCGGCTTTGGGGAG GTGTGTGCCTGCCAGGTGCGGGCCACCGGTAAGATGTACGCCTGCAAGAAGCTAGAGAAAAAGCGGATCAAGAAGCGGAAAGGGGAGGCCATGGCGCTGAACGAGAAGCAGATCCTGGAGAAAGTGAACAGTAGGTTTGTA GTGAGCTTGGCCTACGCCTATGAGACCAAGGACGCGCTGTGCCTGGTGCTGACACTGATGAACGGGGGCGACCTCAAGTTCCACATCTACCACATGGGCCAGGCTGGCTTCCCCGAAGCACGGGCCGTCTTCTACGCCGCCGAGATCTGCTGTGGCCTGGAGGACCTGCACCGGGAGCGCATTGTGTACAG GGACCTGAAGCCAGAGAACATCTTGCTGGATGACCATG GCCACATCCGCATCTCTGACCTGGGGCTGGCTGTGCACGTGCCCGAGGGCCAGACCATCAAAGGCCGTGTGGGCACCGTGGGCTACATGG CTCCGGAGGTGGTAAAGAATGAACGGTACACGTTCAGCCCTGACTGGTGGGCGCTCGGCTGCCTCCTGTACGAAATGATCGCAGGCCAGTCGCCCTTCcagcagaggaagaagaagatCAAGCGGGAGGAGGTGGAGCGGCTGGTGAAGGAGGTCCCCGAGGAGTATTCCGAGCGCTTTTCCCCGCAGGCCCGCTCCCTCTGCTCACAG CTCCTCTGCAAGGACCCCGCCGAACGCCTGGGGTGTCGTGGCGGCAGTGCACGCGAGGTGAAGGAGCACCCCCTCTTTAAGAAGCTGAACTTCAAGCGGCTGGGAGCCGGCATGCTGGAGCCGCCCTTCAAGCCTGAC CCCCAGGCCATTTACTGCAAGGATGTTCTGGACATTGAACAGTTCTCTACAGTCAAGGGCGTGGAGCTGGAGCCTACCGACCAGGACTTCTACCAGAAGTTTGCCACTGGCAGTGTGCCCATCCCCTGGCAGAACGAG ATGGTGGAGACCGAGTGCTTCCAGGAGCTGAATGTCTTTGGGCTGGATGGCTCAGTCCCCCCAGACCTGGACTGGAGGGGCCAGCCACCTGCACCCCCTAAAAAGGGACTGCTGCAGAGACTCTTCAGTCGCCAA agGTGA
- the GRK6 gene encoding G protein-coupled receptor kinase 6 isoform X4, with protein MGRRRGELLPGDWSCKVAVEIAKAKARNGGRCCSSRTSANAKSCDSASAEYEVTPDEKRKACGRQLMQNFLSHTGPDLIPEVPRQLVTNCTQRLEQGPCKDLFQELTRLTHEYLSVAPFADYLDSIYFNRFLQWKWLERQPVTKNTFRQYRVLGKGGFGEVCACQVRATGKMYACKKLEKKRIKKRKGEAMALNEKQILEKVNSRFVVSLAYAYETKDALCLVLTLMNGGDLKFHIYHMGQAGFPEARAVFYAAEICCGLEDLHRERIVYRDLKPENILLDDHGHIRISDLGLAVHVPEGQTIKGRVGTVGYMAPEVVKNERYTFSPDWWALGCLLYEMIAGQSPFQQRKKKIKREEVERLVKEVPEEYSERFSPQARSLCSQLLCKDPAERLGCRGGSAREVKEHPLFKKLNFKRLGAGMLEPPFKPDPQAIYCKDVLDIEQFSTVKGVELEPTDQDFYQKFATGSVPIPWQNEMVETECFQELNVFGLDGSVPPDLDWRGQPPAPPKKGLLQRLFSRQRIAVETAATARKSSPPASSPQSEAPTGSWR; from the exons GTGGCGGTGGAAATCGCAAAGGCAAAAGCAAGAAATGGCGGCAGATGCTGCAGTTCCCGCACATCAGCCAATGCGAAGAGCTGCGACTCAGCCTCG GCTGAGTATGAAGTGACCCCGGATGAGAAGCGAAAGGCATGTGGGCGGCAGCTAATGCAGAATTTTCTGAGCCACACG GGTCCTGACCTCATCCCAGAGGTCCCCCGGCAGCTGGTGACGAACTGCACCCAGCGGCTGGAGCAGGGGCCCTGCAAAGACCTTTTCCAGGAACTCACCCG GCTGACCCATGAGTACCTGAGCGTGGCCCCTTTTGCCGACTACCTCGACAGCATCTACTTCAACCGTTTCCTGCAGTGGAAGTGGCTGGAAAG GCAGCCAGTGACCAAAAACACCTTCAGGCAGTACCGTGTCCTGGGCAAAGGCGGCTTTGGGGAG GTGTGTGCCTGCCAGGTGCGGGCCACCGGTAAGATGTACGCCTGCAAGAAGCTAGAGAAAAAGCGGATCAAGAAGCGGAAAGGGGAGGCCATGGCGCTGAACGAGAAGCAGATCCTGGAGAAAGTGAACAGTAGGTTTGTA GTGAGCTTGGCCTACGCCTATGAGACCAAGGACGCGCTGTGCCTGGTGCTGACACTGATGAACGGGGGCGACCTCAAGTTCCACATCTACCACATGGGCCAGGCTGGCTTCCCCGAAGCACGGGCCGTCTTCTACGCCGCCGAGATCTGCTGTGGCCTGGAGGACCTGCACCGGGAGCGCATTGTGTACAG GGACCTGAAGCCAGAGAACATCTTGCTGGATGACCATG GCCACATCCGCATCTCTGACCTGGGGCTGGCTGTGCACGTGCCCGAGGGCCAGACCATCAAAGGCCGTGTGGGCACCGTGGGCTACATGG CTCCGGAGGTGGTAAAGAATGAACGGTACACGTTCAGCCCTGACTGGTGGGCGCTCGGCTGCCTCCTGTACGAAATGATCGCAGGCCAGTCGCCCTTCcagcagaggaagaagaagatCAAGCGGGAGGAGGTGGAGCGGCTGGTGAAGGAGGTCCCCGAGGAGTATTCCGAGCGCTTTTCCCCGCAGGCCCGCTCCCTCTGCTCACAG CTCCTCTGCAAGGACCCCGCCGAACGCCTGGGGTGTCGTGGCGGCAGTGCACGCGAGGTGAAGGAGCACCCCCTCTTTAAGAAGCTGAACTTCAAGCGGCTGGGAGCCGGCATGCTGGAGCCGCCCTTCAAGCCTGAC CCCCAGGCCATTTACTGCAAGGATGTTCTGGACATTGAACAGTTCTCTACAGTCAAGGGCGTGGAGCTGGAGCCTACCGACCAGGACTTCTACCAGAAGTTTGCCACTGGCAGTGTGCCCATCCCCTGGCAGAACGAG ATGGTGGAGACCGAGTGCTTCCAGGAGCTGAATGTCTTTGGGCTGGATGGCTCAGTCCCCCCAGACCTGGACTGGAGGGGCCAGCCACCTGCACCCCCTAAAAAGGGACTGCTGCAGAGACTCTTCAGTCGCCAA AGGATTGCTGTGGAAACTGCAGCGACAGCGAGGAAGAGCTCCCCACCCGCCTCTAGCCCCCAGTCCGAGGCCCCCACCGGCAGTTGGCGGTAG
- the GRK6 gene encoding G protein-coupled receptor kinase 6 isoform X3 — translation MPHPCALGLWTQQLPSLPTERDYHSLCERQPIGRLLFREFCATRPELSRCIAFLDGVAEYEVTPDEKRKACGRQLMQNFLSHTGPDLIPEVPRQLVTNCTQRLEQGPCKDLFQELTRLTHEYLSVAPFADYLDSIYFNRFLQWKWLERQPVTKNTFRQYRVLGKGGFGEVCACQVRATGKMYACKKLEKKRIKKRKGEAMALNEKQILEKVNSRFVVSLAYAYETKDALCLVLTLMNGGDLKFHIYHMGQAGFPEARAVFYAAEICCGLEDLHRERIVYRDLKPENILLDDHGHIRISDLGLAVHVPEGQTIKGRVGTVGYMAPEVVKNERYTFSPDWWALGCLLYEMIAGQSPFQQRKKKIKREEVERLVKEVPEEYSERFSPQARSLCSQLLCKDPAERLGCRGGSAREVKEHPLFKKLNFKRLGAGMLEPPFKPDPQAIYCKDVLDIEQFSTVKGVELEPTDQDFYQKFATGSVPIPWQNEMVETECFQELNVFGLDGSVPPDLDWRGQPPAPPKKGLLQRLFSRQRIAVETAATARKSSPPASSPQSEAPTGSWR, via the exons ATGCCCCACCCATGTGCTCTGGGGCTGTGGACCCAGCAGCTTCCATCACTGCCCACAGAGCGTGACTATCACAGCCTGTGCGAGCGGCAGCCCATTGGGCGCCTGCTGTTCCGAGAGTTCTGTGCCACGAGGCCGGAGCTGAGCCGCTGCATCGCCTTCCTGGATGGGGTG GCTGAGTATGAAGTGACCCCGGATGAGAAGCGAAAGGCATGTGGGCGGCAGCTAATGCAGAATTTTCTGAGCCACACG GGTCCTGACCTCATCCCAGAGGTCCCCCGGCAGCTGGTGACGAACTGCACCCAGCGGCTGGAGCAGGGGCCCTGCAAAGACCTTTTCCAGGAACTCACCCG GCTGACCCATGAGTACCTGAGCGTGGCCCCTTTTGCCGACTACCTCGACAGCATCTACTTCAACCGTTTCCTGCAGTGGAAGTGGCTGGAAAG GCAGCCAGTGACCAAAAACACCTTCAGGCAGTACCGTGTCCTGGGCAAAGGCGGCTTTGGGGAG GTGTGTGCCTGCCAGGTGCGGGCCACCGGTAAGATGTACGCCTGCAAGAAGCTAGAGAAAAAGCGGATCAAGAAGCGGAAAGGGGAGGCCATGGCGCTGAACGAGAAGCAGATCCTGGAGAAAGTGAACAGTAGGTTTGTA GTGAGCTTGGCCTACGCCTATGAGACCAAGGACGCGCTGTGCCTGGTGCTGACACTGATGAACGGGGGCGACCTCAAGTTCCACATCTACCACATGGGCCAGGCTGGCTTCCCCGAAGCACGGGCCGTCTTCTACGCCGCCGAGATCTGCTGTGGCCTGGAGGACCTGCACCGGGAGCGCATTGTGTACAG GGACCTGAAGCCAGAGAACATCTTGCTGGATGACCATG GCCACATCCGCATCTCTGACCTGGGGCTGGCTGTGCACGTGCCCGAGGGCCAGACCATCAAAGGCCGTGTGGGCACCGTGGGCTACATGG CTCCGGAGGTGGTAAAGAATGAACGGTACACGTTCAGCCCTGACTGGTGGGCGCTCGGCTGCCTCCTGTACGAAATGATCGCAGGCCAGTCGCCCTTCcagcagaggaagaagaagatCAAGCGGGAGGAGGTGGAGCGGCTGGTGAAGGAGGTCCCCGAGGAGTATTCCGAGCGCTTTTCCCCGCAGGCCCGCTCCCTCTGCTCACAG CTCCTCTGCAAGGACCCCGCCGAACGCCTGGGGTGTCGTGGCGGCAGTGCACGCGAGGTGAAGGAGCACCCCCTCTTTAAGAAGCTGAACTTCAAGCGGCTGGGAGCCGGCATGCTGGAGCCGCCCTTCAAGCCTGAC CCCCAGGCCATTTACTGCAAGGATGTTCTGGACATTGAACAGTTCTCTACAGTCAAGGGCGTGGAGCTGGAGCCTACCGACCAGGACTTCTACCAGAAGTTTGCCACTGGCAGTGTGCCCATCCCCTGGCAGAACGAG ATGGTGGAGACCGAGTGCTTCCAGGAGCTGAATGTCTTTGGGCTGGATGGCTCAGTCCCCCCAGACCTGGACTGGAGGGGCCAGCCACCTGCACCCCCTAAAAAGGGACTGCTGCAGAGACTCTTCAGTCGCCAA AGGATTGCTGTGGAAACTGCAGCGACAGCGAGGAAGAGCTCCCCACCCGCCTCTAGCCCCCAGTCCGAGGCCCCCACCGGCAGTTGGCGGTAG
- the GRK6 gene encoding G protein-coupled receptor kinase 6 isoform X6 has translation MQNFLSHTGPDLIPEVPRQLVTNCTQRLEQGPCKDLFQELTRLTHEYLSVAPFADYLDSIYFNRFLQWKWLERQPVTKNTFRQYRVLGKGGFGEVCACQVRATGKMYACKKLEKKRIKKRKGEAMALNEKQILEKVNSRFVVSLAYAYETKDALCLVLTLMNGGDLKFHIYHMGQAGFPEARAVFYAAEICCGLEDLHRERIVYRDLKPENILLDDHGHIRISDLGLAVHVPEGQTIKGRVGTVGYMAPEVVKNERYTFSPDWWALGCLLYEMIAGQSPFQQRKKKIKREEVERLVKEVPEEYSERFSPQARSLCSQLLCKDPAERLGCRGGSAREVKEHPLFKKLNFKRLGAGMLEPPFKPDPQAIYCKDVLDIEQFSTVKGVELEPTDQDFYQKFATGSVPIPWQNEMVETECFQELNVFGLDGSVPPDLDWRGQPPAPPKKGLLQRLFSRQDCCGNCSDSEEELPTRL, from the exons ATGCAGAATTTTCTGAGCCACACG GGTCCTGACCTCATCCCAGAGGTCCCCCGGCAGCTGGTGACGAACTGCACCCAGCGGCTGGAGCAGGGGCCCTGCAAAGACCTTTTCCAGGAACTCACCCG GCTGACCCATGAGTACCTGAGCGTGGCCCCTTTTGCCGACTACCTCGACAGCATCTACTTCAACCGTTTCCTGCAGTGGAAGTGGCTGGAAAG GCAGCCAGTGACCAAAAACACCTTCAGGCAGTACCGTGTCCTGGGCAAAGGCGGCTTTGGGGAG GTGTGTGCCTGCCAGGTGCGGGCCACCGGTAAGATGTACGCCTGCAAGAAGCTAGAGAAAAAGCGGATCAAGAAGCGGAAAGGGGAGGCCATGGCGCTGAACGAGAAGCAGATCCTGGAGAAAGTGAACAGTAGGTTTGTA GTGAGCTTGGCCTACGCCTATGAGACCAAGGACGCGCTGTGCCTGGTGCTGACACTGATGAACGGGGGCGACCTCAAGTTCCACATCTACCACATGGGCCAGGCTGGCTTCCCCGAAGCACGGGCCGTCTTCTACGCCGCCGAGATCTGCTGTGGCCTGGAGGACCTGCACCGGGAGCGCATTGTGTACAG GGACCTGAAGCCAGAGAACATCTTGCTGGATGACCATG GCCACATCCGCATCTCTGACCTGGGGCTGGCTGTGCACGTGCCCGAGGGCCAGACCATCAAAGGCCGTGTGGGCACCGTGGGCTACATGG CTCCGGAGGTGGTAAAGAATGAACGGTACACGTTCAGCCCTGACTGGTGGGCGCTCGGCTGCCTCCTGTACGAAATGATCGCAGGCCAGTCGCCCTTCcagcagaggaagaagaagatCAAGCGGGAGGAGGTGGAGCGGCTGGTGAAGGAGGTCCCCGAGGAGTATTCCGAGCGCTTTTCCCCGCAGGCCCGCTCCCTCTGCTCACAG CTCCTCTGCAAGGACCCCGCCGAACGCCTGGGGTGTCGTGGCGGCAGTGCACGCGAGGTGAAGGAGCACCCCCTCTTTAAGAAGCTGAACTTCAAGCGGCTGGGAGCCGGCATGCTGGAGCCGCCCTTCAAGCCTGAC CCCCAGGCCATTTACTGCAAGGATGTTCTGGACATTGAACAGTTCTCTACAGTCAAGGGCGTGGAGCTGGAGCCTACCGACCAGGACTTCTACCAGAAGTTTGCCACTGGCAGTGTGCCCATCCCCTGGCAGAACGAG ATGGTGGAGACCGAGTGCTTCCAGGAGCTGAATGTCTTTGGGCTGGATGGCTCAGTCCCCCCAGACCTGGACTGGAGGGGCCAGCCACCTGCACCCCCTAAAAAGGGACTGCTGCAGAGACTCTTCAGTCGCCAA GATTGCTGTGGAAACTGCAGCGACAGCGAGGAAGAGCTCCCCACCCGCCTCTAG
- the GRK6 gene encoding G protein-coupled receptor kinase 6 isoform X5 gives MLQFPHISQCEELRLSLERDYHSLCERQPIGRLLFREFCATRPELSRCIAFLDGVAEYEVTPDEKRKACGRQLMQNFLSHTGPDLIPEVPRQLVTNCTQRLEQGPCKDLFQELTRLTHEYLSVAPFADYLDSIYFNRFLQWKWLERQPVTKNTFRQYRVLGKGGFGEVCACQVRATGKMYACKKLEKKRIKKRKGEAMALNEKQILEKVNSRFVVSLAYAYETKDALCLVLTLMNGGDLKFHIYHMGQAGFPEARAVFYAAEICCGLEDLHRERIVYRDLKPENILLDDHGHIRISDLGLAVHVPEGQTIKGRVGTVGYMAPEVVKNERYTFSPDWWALGCLLYEMIAGQSPFQQRKKKIKREEVERLVKEVPEEYSERFSPQARSLCSQLLCKDPAERLGCRGGSAREVKEHPLFKKLNFKRLGAGMLEPPFKPDPQAIYCKDVLDIEQFSTVKGVELEPTDQDFYQKFATGSVPIPWQNEMVETECFQELNVFGLDGSVPPDLDWRGQPPAPPKKGLLQRLFSRQDCCGNCSDSEEELPTRL, from the exons ATGCTGCAGTTCCCGCACATCAGCCAATGCGAAGAGCTGCGACTCAGCCTCG AGCGTGACTATCACAGCCTGTGCGAGCGGCAGCCCATTGGGCGCCTGCTGTTCCGAGAGTTCTGTGCCACGAGGCCGGAGCTGAGCCGCTGCATCGCCTTCCTGGATGGGGTG GCTGAGTATGAAGTGACCCCGGATGAGAAGCGAAAGGCATGTGGGCGGCAGCTAATGCAGAATTTTCTGAGCCACACG GGTCCTGACCTCATCCCAGAGGTCCCCCGGCAGCTGGTGACGAACTGCACCCAGCGGCTGGAGCAGGGGCCCTGCAAAGACCTTTTCCAGGAACTCACCCG GCTGACCCATGAGTACCTGAGCGTGGCCCCTTTTGCCGACTACCTCGACAGCATCTACTTCAACCGTTTCCTGCAGTGGAAGTGGCTGGAAAG GCAGCCAGTGACCAAAAACACCTTCAGGCAGTACCGTGTCCTGGGCAAAGGCGGCTTTGGGGAG GTGTGTGCCTGCCAGGTGCGGGCCACCGGTAAGATGTACGCCTGCAAGAAGCTAGAGAAAAAGCGGATCAAGAAGCGGAAAGGGGAGGCCATGGCGCTGAACGAGAAGCAGATCCTGGAGAAAGTGAACAGTAGGTTTGTA GTGAGCTTGGCCTACGCCTATGAGACCAAGGACGCGCTGTGCCTGGTGCTGACACTGATGAACGGGGGCGACCTCAAGTTCCACATCTACCACATGGGCCAGGCTGGCTTCCCCGAAGCACGGGCCGTCTTCTACGCCGCCGAGATCTGCTGTGGCCTGGAGGACCTGCACCGGGAGCGCATTGTGTACAG GGACCTGAAGCCAGAGAACATCTTGCTGGATGACCATG GCCACATCCGCATCTCTGACCTGGGGCTGGCTGTGCACGTGCCCGAGGGCCAGACCATCAAAGGCCGTGTGGGCACCGTGGGCTACATGG CTCCGGAGGTGGTAAAGAATGAACGGTACACGTTCAGCCCTGACTGGTGGGCGCTCGGCTGCCTCCTGTACGAAATGATCGCAGGCCAGTCGCCCTTCcagcagaggaagaagaagatCAAGCGGGAGGAGGTGGAGCGGCTGGTGAAGGAGGTCCCCGAGGAGTATTCCGAGCGCTTTTCCCCGCAGGCCCGCTCCCTCTGCTCACAG CTCCTCTGCAAGGACCCCGCCGAACGCCTGGGGTGTCGTGGCGGCAGTGCACGCGAGGTGAAGGAGCACCCCCTCTTTAAGAAGCTGAACTTCAAGCGGCTGGGAGCCGGCATGCTGGAGCCGCCCTTCAAGCCTGAC CCCCAGGCCATTTACTGCAAGGATGTTCTGGACATTGAACAGTTCTCTACAGTCAAGGGCGTGGAGCTGGAGCCTACCGACCAGGACTTCTACCAGAAGTTTGCCACTGGCAGTGTGCCCATCCCCTGGCAGAACGAG ATGGTGGAGACCGAGTGCTTCCAGGAGCTGAATGTCTTTGGGCTGGATGGCTCAGTCCCCCCAGACCTGGACTGGAGGGGCCAGCCACCTGCACCCCCTAAAAAGGGACTGCTGCAGAGACTCTTCAGTCGCCAA GATTGCTGTGGAAACTGCAGCGACAGCGAGGAAGAGCTCCCCACCCGCCTCTAG
- the GRK6 gene encoding G protein-coupled receptor kinase 6 isoform X7, producing the protein MNGGDLKFHIYHMGQAGFPEARAVFYAAEICCGLEDLHRERIVYRDLKPENILLDDHGHIRISDLGLAVHVPEGQTIKGRVGTVGYMAPEVVKNERYTFSPDWWALGCLLYEMIAGQSPFQQRKKKIKREEVERLVKEVPEEYSERFSPQARSLCSQLLCKDPAERLGCRGGSAREVKEHPLFKKLNFKRLGAGMLEPPFKPDPQAIYCKDVLDIEQFSTVKGVELEPTDQDFYQKFATGSVPIPWQNEMVETECFQELNVFGLDGSVPPDLDWRGQPPAPPKKGLLQRLFSRQRIAVETAATARKSSPPASSPQSEAPTGSWR; encoded by the exons ATGAACGGGGGCGACCTCAAGTTCCACATCTACCACATGGGCCAGGCTGGCTTCCCCGAAGCACGGGCCGTCTTCTACGCCGCCGAGATCTGCTGTGGCCTGGAGGACCTGCACCGGGAGCGCATTGTGTACAG GGACCTGAAGCCAGAGAACATCTTGCTGGATGACCATG GCCACATCCGCATCTCTGACCTGGGGCTGGCTGTGCACGTGCCCGAGGGCCAGACCATCAAAGGCCGTGTGGGCACCGTGGGCTACATGG CTCCGGAGGTGGTAAAGAATGAACGGTACACGTTCAGCCCTGACTGGTGGGCGCTCGGCTGCCTCCTGTACGAAATGATCGCAGGCCAGTCGCCCTTCcagcagaggaagaagaagatCAAGCGGGAGGAGGTGGAGCGGCTGGTGAAGGAGGTCCCCGAGGAGTATTCCGAGCGCTTTTCCCCGCAGGCCCGCTCCCTCTGCTCACAG CTCCTCTGCAAGGACCCCGCCGAACGCCTGGGGTGTCGTGGCGGCAGTGCACGCGAGGTGAAGGAGCACCCCCTCTTTAAGAAGCTGAACTTCAAGCGGCTGGGAGCCGGCATGCTGGAGCCGCCCTTCAAGCCTGAC CCCCAGGCCATTTACTGCAAGGATGTTCTGGACATTGAACAGTTCTCTACAGTCAAGGGCGTGGAGCTGGAGCCTACCGACCAGGACTTCTACCAGAAGTTTGCCACTGGCAGTGTGCCCATCCCCTGGCAGAACGAG ATGGTGGAGACCGAGTGCTTCCAGGAGCTGAATGTCTTTGGGCTGGATGGCTCAGTCCCCCCAGACCTGGACTGGAGGGGCCAGCCACCTGCACCCCCTAAAAAGGGACTGCTGCAGAGACTCTTCAGTCGCCAA AGGATTGCTGTGGAAACTGCAGCGACAGCGAGGAAGAGCTCCCCACCCGCCTCTAGCCCCCAGTCCGAGGCCCCCACCGGCAGTTGGCGGTAG